Proteins from a single region of Antechinus flavipes isolate AdamAnt ecotype Samford, QLD, Australia chromosome 2, AdamAnt_v2, whole genome shotgun sequence:
- the LOC127551978 gene encoding cytochrome P450 1A2-like — protein sequence MFTCWAEGLQSSSFHFWATLNIHAIQTAKMVAGLLASISITELLLVSVVFCLIFWVIESHSQKVPKGLKPLPGPWAWPLIGNMLTLGKNPHLALAQLREKYGDVMQIQIGSTPVLVLSGLETVRQALVRQGEDFKGRPDLYSFSLVTDGYSMSFNPDSGEVWAARRKLAQNALNTFSVASSPSSTSCYLEEHVKKEGECLIQKFQELMDTVGRFDPYNHVVVSVANVIGAMCFGQCHANENQELMNIITKSHEFVEGASSGNPVDFIPILRYFPNPKLQRFKEFNQKFLKFMQKTVQEHYKDFDQNNIQDITGALFKHSQDKTQGNTGTSVPKILITNLINDIFGAGFDTVTTAISWSLLYLVINPEVQKKIQKELDTVVGRERRPRLTDKPQLPYLEAFVLEMFRHTSFVPFTIPHSTTRATTLNNFYIPKGICVFVNQWQVNHDEKLWGDPSAFRPERFLSADGTINKNLSEKMLLFGMGKRRCIGETIARWEIFLFLAILLQQLEFSVPFGVKVDLTPTYGLTMKHPRCEHFQARQRFSSH from the exons ATGTTCACTTGCTGGGCTGAGGGACTCCAAAGCAGCTCATTCCATTTCTGGGCCACTCTAAACATCCACGCTATCCAG ACAGCGAAAATGGTAGCGGGCCTGTTGGCTTCCATCTCTATTACAGAGCTTCTTCTGGTCTCTGTTGTCTTCTGTCTGATCTTCTGGGTCATTGAGTCTCACTCTCAAAAGGTCCCCAAGGGACTCAAACCACTACCTGGACCCTGGGCTTGGCCCCTGATTGGCAACATGCTGACACTAGGGAAGAATCCCCACTTGGCCCTGGCTCAGCTGAGAGAGAAGTACGGCGACGTGATGCAGATTCAGATCGGTTCCACCCCGGTGCTGGTTCTGAGTGGTCTGGAAACCGTCCGCCAGGCCCTGGTGAGGCAGGGGGAGGACTTCAAGGGCAGACCCGACCTCTACAGCTTCTCCCTTGTCACAGACGGCTATAGCATGAGCTTCAACCCTGACTCAGGGGAGGTGTGGGCAGCCCGAAGGAAGCTGGCCCAGAACGCTCTCAATACCTTCTCCGTGGCCTCCTCGCCATCCTCGACTTCCTGCTACCTGGAGGAGCATGTGAAGAAAGAGGGCGAGTGCTTGATCCAGAAGTTCCAAGAACTGATGGACACGGTCGGGCGCTTTGACCCCTACAATCACGTGGTGGTGTCCGTGGCCAACGTCATAGGCGCCATGTGTTTTGGCCAATGTCACGCCAACGAGAATCAAGAACTAATGAATATCATTACTAAGAGTCATGAATTTGTTGAGGGTGCCTCCTCAGGCAACCCAGTGGACTTCATTCCCATCCTCCGCTACTTCCCAAACCCCAAGTTGCAGAGGTTCAAGGAATTCAACCAGAAGTTCTTAAAATTCATGCAGAAAACTGTCCAGGAGCATTACAAAGACTTTGACCAG aataatattcaAGATATCACTGGTGCTCTGTTCAAACACAGCCAGGACAAGACTCAGGGGAACACTGGCACCAGTGTACCAAAGATATTGATCACCAATCTCATCAATGATATCTTTGGAGCTG GTTTTGACACAGTCACGACGGCCATTTCCTGGAGCCTCTTGTACCTTGTGATAAACCCTGAGGTCCAAAAGAAAATCCAGAAGGAGTTGG ACACTGTGGTTGGAAGAGAGCGCAGACCGCGGCTCACAGACAAACCTCAGCTGCCTTACCTGGAGGCCTTTGTCCTGGAGATGTTCAGGCATACCTCCTTTGTCCCTTTCACCATCCCCCACAG CACCACGAGAGCCACGACCTTAAACAATTTCTACATCCCCAAGGGGATCTGCGTTTTCGTGAACCAGTGGCAGGTTAACCACGATGA AAAATTATGGGGGGATCCATCAGCATTTCGACCAGAGCGATTCCTTAGTGCAGATGGCACTATCAATAAGAACCTGAGTGAGAAGATGCTTTTATTTGGCATGGGGAAGAGGCGATGCATTGGGGAGACCATTGCCCGCTGGGAAATCTTCCTCTTCCTGGCCATTCTGCTGCAGCAGCTGGAGTTCAGTGTTCCATTTGGAGTGAAGGTGGATCTGACCCCAACCTATGGGTTGACCATGAAGCATCCCCGTTGTGAGCACTTCCAGGCTAGACAACGCTTTTCCAGCCATTGA